The Pseudomonadota bacterium genome includes the window ACATAGTCGAGGCCGAGCGCTTCAATTCGTGGCGAGTTCTTGTCGCCCCACTCCGCCGGATAGTCCAAGAAGCGGCCCGAAGGCAGCGTCTCTGGCGTCGCGAACAGCTCGGCACAGTCGTTCAAGGCTTCCCAGCTCGGCAAACCCGGGCACATGTCGACCACGTAGGCCGGCACGTACCAGGCTTCCTGTGGTTCAAGGCCGGATAGAGAAACCACCTCGACCGAACCGGAATCAAAGTGCTCGTCCCAGCCTTCGCCGATGTTGGAGCTCCAGATCTCCAGCGTGGCGTGGATGTCGCCGTCTGCGACGGCGTTGATCTGCGGATAGTAACCGGCGGTGACGTACTCGACGTTGTAGCCCATGCGCTTCAGCATTTCGCCGGCCACGGCCGTGCTCACATGCTGGCCGGTCCACTCGTTCATGGCCAGCTTGACGGGTTCGTCAGTCTCCGGTGCGCTCTGCGCGTTCGCCCCGAACGCCAGTCCCAGGACAAGGACGCCAGCCGCGGTAGCGGTCGCGAACTTACGTACGAAATCCATGTTGTGCCTCCCATTATGCGGATCGCAAACACCCATTTTTTAGGTGTTCTTAAGCGATTCTATGCGACAGCAGCCCGTTGAGTGCAAGTCGCGTTCTCAAGGCCCTAAGCTGACCAAGGGATTATGGCGATACCGCGAACGCGTCACGCGTGCATGATCCCCTTCTTGCTGACGTATTGCTAAGCAAAGGATCGATGTCATGAACGAGTATGTCCACGCCAGCCAACGAGGACGGGTTCTGGAGATCACCATGGATCGGCCGCCCGTCAACGCCATCAACCGGCAGTTCAGCGATGAGATGTACCGATCACTGTGCCGGTTGAAAGATGATAATGAACTGCGCGTCGGACTTGTTACGGCGACCGGTGACAGGGTTTTCAGCGCGGGCTGGGATCTGAAGGAGATTGCGGCGATCGACGACAACGCCGATGCTCTCGCCTCGGCCGACGGACTGCCCGGCGGCTTTGCCGGCATTGTCGAGTTCTGGGATCTCACGAAACCGGTGATCGGCGCCGTTAACGGCATTGCCGTGGGTGGCGGTTTCGAGATCGCGCTGGCTTGCGACGTCTTGGTTGCCGCCGACAATGCCGAGTTCTTCTTGCCCGAGATGCAGCGCGGTTTCCTGCCCGATGCCGGCGCAATCCAACGCCTGCCCCGGCGCCTGCCCTATAACGTTGCCGTGGAGCTGTTCCTGACCGGGCGGCGCATGGGGGCGGAAGAAGCCAAACACTGGGGTCTCGTCCATGACGTCGTGCCGCACGACCAGCTGATGGATCGCGCGCGTGCCCTCGCCGACGAGATTGCCGAAGGCGCGCCGCTCGCCCTACAGGCGCTGAAGGAAGCACTCGGCGCCATGATGCACCTCTCGCTCCCCGAGTCGTTCGAGGTCACCCATCGTGCCATCAAAGGCGGCGGCACCGGCAAGAGCGGCTTACCGACCTATGAGCGGATGCTCTTCTCCGACGATTTCATGGAGGGCGCGCGGGCTTTTGCCGAGAAGCGCCAACCGGACTTCAAGGGCAGATGAGCCGCCCATCACGTCTCGGTGAGGCCTAGAGCAACGCCGTATGGTCCACCGGACCATGGACGTTCTAGCGGGTGGGGGTAACGAAACGAGGGAATGCGTAATGGGTCACCGTCTTCGCCTGCTGCTGGCAGCCGGTCTTGCCGGCCTGCTGCTGGCACCTGCCGCCGCTTCGGCAGGCAACTTCAACTACGGCTATTCGCCGGGCTATTCCTATTTCTTCGGCTATGGCGGCCATAACAACCGCAATCATGGTTATGGTCACGGGAAGAACTACTACCACGGCAACAGCTACAATAATCATGGCTACAACAATCACGGCTACAACAGCTACCAACGGTCCTGCCATTCGGTGCGCAAACACAGCTATGACAGCTACGGCAACCGCGTGGTGATCGGCGGGAC containing:
- a CDS encoding ABC transporter substrate-binding protein, which produces MDFVRKFATATAAGVLVLGLAFGANAQSAPETDEPVKLAMNEWTGQHVSTAVAGEMLKRMGYNVEYVTAGYYPQINAVADGDIHATLEIWSSNIGEGWDEHFDSGSVEVVSLSGLEPQEAWYVPAYVVDMCPGLPSWEALNDCAELFATPETLPSGRFLDYPAEWGDKNSPRIEALGLDYVAIPSGGEGAIIAEIKSAVEREAPLLTMFWEPHWLHAQIDMQRVYLPEYFEGCEDDPSGGMNPDATHDCDWAGAEIWKVANPGLQDSHPGAWAMIDAYSITNGEQAEMMAEIDDKGRDLIEVVNEWLDNNPDKVKEWMDEATM
- a CDS encoding enoyl-CoA hydratase-related protein, whose product is MNEYVHASQRGRVLEITMDRPPVNAINRQFSDEMYRSLCRLKDDNELRVGLVTATGDRVFSAGWDLKEIAAIDDNADALASADGLPGGFAGIVEFWDLTKPVIGAVNGIAVGGGFEIALACDVLVAADNAEFFLPEMQRGFLPDAGAIQRLPRRLPYNVAVELFLTGRRMGAEEAKHWGLVHDVVPHDQLMDRARALADEIAEGAPLALQALKEALGAMMHLSLPESFEVTHRAIKGGGTGKSGLPTYERMLFSDDFMEGARAFAEKRQPDFKGR